The Halarsenatibacter silvermanii genome contains a region encoding:
- a CDS encoding RnfABCDGE type electron transport complex subunit D — translation MNSEDLVISSSPHVRDEETVLGIMWKVVLALIPATAWASYFFGTQTLSIVGVCIVVCTASEYVFQKIRGTEITISDGSAVLTGLLLALTLPPAIPLWTAAIGAFVSIILGKQVFGGLGSNPFNPALVGRAFITASYPVIMTTWTVDGETMATPLAQYADGVRPEYWDLFIGNVAGSLGETSAFFLLLGAAYLIYSGVLNWRIPAGMIVTVMVFTGIIGHDPLFHLLAGSLILGAFYMATDMVTTPVTPRGRWIFGIGAGFLVVLIRVWGGYEEGVMYAILLMNMTVPLVDRFSRPKSLGEVE, via the coding sequence ATGAATTCCGAAGATCTCGTTATTTCATCTTCACCTCATGTAAGGGATGAAGAAACTGTTCTGGGAATAATGTGGAAAGTTGTGCTGGCCTTGATACCAGCCACTGCCTGGGCTTCTTACTTTTTTGGGACTCAAACGCTGTCTATTGTGGGAGTTTGCATAGTTGTTTGTACCGCATCAGAGTACGTGTTTCAAAAAATTAGAGGGACCGAGATAACTATTAGTGATGGCAGTGCGGTGCTTACCGGTTTACTTCTGGCGCTGACCCTTCCCCCTGCTATACCCCTCTGGACAGCTGCTATTGGCGCTTTTGTTTCTATAATACTGGGCAAGCAGGTTTTTGGAGGGCTGGGTAGCAATCCTTTCAATCCAGCTCTTGTGGGAAGAGCTTTTATTACTGCTTCATATCCGGTTATCATGACCACCTGGACTGTAGATGGCGAAACAATGGCGACTCCGCTGGCTCAGTATGCTGATGGTGTGAGGCCTGAATACTGGGATCTATTTATTGGAAATGTGGCCGGTTCTCTGGGGGAGACTTCAGCCTTTTTCCTGCTATTGGGAGCTGCCTATCTGATATATTCCGGAGTGCTTAACTGGCGAATACCTGCAGGAATGATAGTCACTGTGATGGTCTTTACAGGCATTATCGGCCATGATCCTTTATTTCATCTGCTGGCCGGCAGTTTGATATTGGGAGCGTTTTATATGGCTACAGATATGGTAACGACTCCGGTAACACCCCGGGGGCGCTGGATTTTTGGCATAGGAGCAGGTTTTTTGGTTGTGCTTATACGAGTCTGGGGCGGGTACGAAGAGGGAGTTATGTATGCGATTCTCTTGATGAATATGACAGTTCCTCTTGTAGATAGATTCTCCAGACCTAAAAGCTTAGGGGAGGTGGAATAA
- the rsxE gene encoding electron transport complex subunit RsxE: protein MKGLISIFRNGLWAENPVFKLVLGLCPALAVTNTVENGFAMGLATSFVLISSEIVISLIRDYIPDDVRIPSFILVIVIFVTFTDYFLAAFFPGISDALSLFIPLIVTNCLIMGRSEAFASRNPLHKSITDGIGMGIGFTWVLVVLSAIREILGMGTFLGMDIMGAEYPQMIIMILPSGAFLTLGLMVGIIKVIDRKVGAQND, encoded by the coding sequence GTGAAAGGCTTAATATCTATATTTCGCAACGGGCTTTGGGCCGAGAACCCTGTTTTTAAGCTTGTTTTAGGCCTGTGCCCTGCTCTGGCAGTTACAAATACTGTTGAAAACGGTTTTGCCATGGGGCTTGCTACCTCTTTTGTGTTGATATCTTCAGAAATTGTAATTTCTTTAATTCGAGACTATATACCGGATGACGTAAGAATACCGAGTTTTATTTTAGTTATAGTAATTTTTGTTACATTTACCGATTATTTTTTGGCCGCGTTTTTCCCTGGAATTTCAGATGCTCTTTCACTTTTTATCCCCCTGATTGTAACCAATTGTCTAATAATGGGTAGATCAGAGGCTTTTGCATCCAGAAATCCTCTTCACAAATCAATAACTGATGGCATAGGAATGGGTATAGGCTTTACCTGGGTTCTGGTAGTTCTCAGTGCGATCAGAGAAATTTTAGGTATGGGAACTTTTCTTGGTATGGATATTATGGGAGCTGAATATCCGCAGATGATAATTATGATTTTACCCAGCGGTGCTTTTCTTACTCTGGGGCTTATGGTCGGCATTATAAAAGTAATCGATAGAAAGGTGGGGGCTCAAAATGATTGA
- a CDS encoding RnfABCDGE type electron transport complex subunit G produces the protein MADKRASIKRLIITLTFIGAFGSLFLAFVFSWTNPYILEHEARAREEAIFTCLPGSVDYEEEEIDDHTFYTGIDEHEQRVGIAVEYSVAGYQGFVDVMVGVDPEAGEVIGAHVLNHEETPGLGARITEDEFLDNFRDLPVGDYEVVDSPEEEREIEGIAGATISAEAVKEAVSEAGELIMENYGGGN, from the coding sequence ATGGCTGATAAAAGAGCGTCTATAAAAAGGTTGATCATTACTTTAACCTTTATTGGTGCTTTTGGTTCTTTGTTCCTGGCCTTTGTTTTTAGTTGGACTAACCCTTATATCCTCGAGCATGAAGCTCGAGCCAGAGAGGAAGCAATTTTTACTTGTCTTCCAGGGTCAGTCGACTATGAAGAGGAAGAGATAGATGATCATACTTTTTATACAGGAATCGATGAGCATGAACAAAGAGTGGGTATAGCAGTCGAGTACAGTGTGGCTGGGTATCAGGGGTTTGTAGATGTTATGGTCGGAGTTGATCCTGAAGCAGGAGAAGTAATAGGAGCTCATGTATTAAATCACGAAGAAACTCCCGGGTTGGGAGCGCGAATTACTGAAGATGAATTTTTGGATAATTTCCGCGATCTGCCCGTAGGAGATTACGAGGTTGTAGACAGCCCAGAAGAAGAACGTGAAATAGAAGGAATTGCTGGAGCTACGATCTCGGCAGAGGCAGTTAAAGAAGCAGTTTCCGAAGCCGGTGAACTTATTATGGAAAATTACGGGGGTGGGAATTAG
- the rsxA gene encoding electron transport complex subunit RsxA produces the protein MIEFEHLIFLFIGTVLVNNFVLIQFLGICPFLGVSSYVETAFNMGLATTFVMTMTAFIVYLVNTFILEALNLVFLQYMAFIIVIASLVQLVEMVIRYVSPVLYKALGIYLPLITTNCAIMGMALMIPLEGYGFIESVVFGFAAGVGFTLAIVLIAGLREKLQFEDVPESLQGVPITLIMAGIMGLAFMGFAGMITV, from the coding sequence ATGATTGAATTTGAACATCTAATATTTCTTTTTATTGGTACAGTATTAGTAAATAACTTTGTCCTCATTCAATTTTTGGGGATATGCCCCTTTTTGGGAGTATCCTCTTATGTAGAAACAGCTTTTAATATGGGACTTGCTACAACTTTTGTAATGACCATGACGGCCTTTATAGTCTATCTGGTCAACACTTTCATACTGGAAGCATTAAATCTGGTTTTTTTGCAGTACATGGCTTTCATCATAGTTATAGCTTCGCTGGTACAGCTTGTGGAAATGGTGATAAGATATGTAAGTCCAGTTCTTTATAAAGCTCTGGGAATTTATCTGCCTCTCATCACTACAAATTGTGCCATAATGGGTATGGCCTTGATGATTCCACTTGAAGGTTATGGGTTTATAGAAAGTGTGGTTTTTGGCTTTGCAGCAGGAGTGGGTTTCACATTGGCAATAGTCCTGATAGCAGGGTTGAGAGAAAAACTGCAGTTTGAAGATGTACCAGAAAGTCTGCAGGGTGTACCTATAACTTTAATAATGGCCGGAATAATGGGACTGGCATTTATGGGCTTTGCTGGCATGATCACTGTTTAA